One Porphyromonas pogonae genomic region harbors:
- a CDS encoding SusC/RagA family TonB-linked outer membrane protein: MKKLLRHGMRLYLILLMTLSSVSAFAQSTITVKGTVTDGQKEPLIGVSVRVKGTTNGANTDVDGKFTITNVKPNATLEFSYIGMKNLEVAINGKTTINVVMEDNAKMLQEVVVVGYGTQKKVNVTGAVSQVDSKVFEARPVNNVSQALQGVIPGLNLSTTNAGGTLNSSMSINIRGVGTIGQGSNSSPLILIDGVQGDLNSLNPNDIKTFTVLKDAASCAIYGARASFGVILVTTKSGMNGKAKVNYSTNMRFSKASQIPEMMDSYHFARYFNEAAKNGGQGAVFSDTALKEIQNYMDWQSGKIKEPQPFTFAGNDNRWLMYGGSRANTNWFKEMYKSWVPSYEHNISVRGGSDKINYSVSGSYLDANGLIRHGKDQMNRYTLSGKIGFDITDWAHLDYNTRWIQESYSRPSYMTGLFFHNIARRWPTNPVYDPNGHYMEGNEILQMENGGKDKNEKDWLYQTLALNLRPLEGWNINAEFNYVTTNNFNHWDKLPTYGYDVDNHEFAAPWAGGDAGKSEVSESAVKTKYWTANVYSDYSKAIGGHFFKILAGSNVELMRSRDLGITKKDLITPLVPSINTATNDKPSVWGGYGDWSIVGFFARFNYNYNEKYLFEANVRRDGSSRFVGDKTWGTFPSFSAGWNIAKEDFFTPLSEYVSTLKLRASWGELGNMNTNALYPFFLSMPVGTANGSWLVDNAKPNTSSAPGIVSSEMTWEKIRSWNIGLDWSAFNSRLTGSFDYFKRTTKDMIGPAPELSSLLGTGVPRVNNADMESYGWEMQVEWRDQLGDFSYGAKLVLSDDQQRVTRYPNENYSLDSWYNGRKNGELWGYTTAGIAKTDNEIIEHLKKNKPSWGSKWSAGDVMYKDMNGDGEVNSGKNTLNDHGDLTVIGNSTPRYKYGITLDAAWKGIDLRVFLQGVGKRDYVLGGPYFWGASGGMWQSAGFTKHWDFFRAEGHELGANTDAYYPRPIFGDGKNQATQTKYLQDASYLRLKNIQLGYSLPQAWVSKLYMQNLRIYISGDNLFTKSKISGIFDPELLGGDWGPGKIYPLSKVISLGVNVNF; this comes from the coding sequence ATGAAGAAACTTTTACGTCATGGAATGAGATTGTATCTCATCCTATTAATGACTCTAAGCTCTGTTTCTGCATTTGCTCAAAGCACAATAACCGTAAAAGGGACTGTGACAGACGGCCAAAAGGAACCGCTTATCGGAGTTAGTGTACGAGTTAAAGGCACCACCAATGGTGCAAACACTGATGTAGATGGCAAGTTTACCATCACCAATGTAAAACCTAATGCTACATTGGAATTCTCCTACATCGGGATGAAGAATTTAGAAGTAGCCATAAACGGCAAAACTACTATTAATGTAGTGATGGAGGACAACGCCAAGATGCTGCAAGAAGTAGTGGTTGTGGGCTACGGAACTCAGAAGAAAGTCAATGTGACAGGTGCAGTTTCGCAGGTAGACTCAAAAGTTTTTGAGGCAAGACCCGTAAACAACGTCTCTCAAGCTTTACAAGGAGTAATACCCGGTCTGAACCTTTCTACAACTAATGCGGGAGGAACGTTAAACTCTTCTATGAGTATCAATATCCGTGGTGTAGGAACTATTGGTCAGGGATCAAACTCTTCTCCTCTTATTCTTATCGACGGAGTGCAAGGAGACTTGAACTCCCTGAACCCAAATGATATCAAAACCTTTACTGTACTGAAAGACGCTGCTTCATGTGCTATCTATGGAGCAAGAGCATCCTTTGGAGTAATCCTCGTTACAACTAAATCCGGGATGAATGGAAAAGCCAAAGTTAATTATAGCACAAACATGCGGTTTTCCAAGGCTAGCCAAATTCCGGAAATGATGGATTCATACCACTTTGCACGTTATTTCAATGAAGCAGCCAAAAATGGCGGTCAAGGAGCAGTGTTCTCCGATACAGCATTGAAAGAAATCCAGAATTATATGGATTGGCAAAGTGGTAAGATCAAAGAACCACAGCCTTTTACATTCGCAGGCAATGATAATAGATGGCTGATGTACGGAGGAAGTAGAGCCAACACCAACTGGTTCAAAGAAATGTACAAGAGCTGGGTGCCATCATATGAACACAATATCAGTGTACGTGGTGGCTCTGACAAAATTAACTACTCGGTAAGCGGAAGTTATCTTGATGCTAATGGCCTTATCCGCCATGGTAAAGATCAGATGAATAGATATACGTTGTCCGGTAAGATTGGTTTCGACATAACAGATTGGGCACATCTAGACTACAATACCCGTTGGATCCAGGAGTCATACTCAAGACCTTCTTACATGACAGGTCTGTTTTTCCACAATATAGCCAGACGTTGGCCTACTAACCCTGTATATGACCCAAATGGTCACTACATGGAAGGCAATGAGATATTGCAGATGGAAAACGGAGGTAAAGACAAGAATGAAAAAGACTGGTTATACCAAACATTGGCATTGAATCTGAGACCATTGGAGGGATGGAATATCAATGCTGAATTCAATTATGTTACCACCAATAACTTTAATCACTGGGATAAGCTCCCAACATATGGATACGATGTGGATAACCACGAGTTTGCAGCACCTTGGGCAGGTGGAGATGCCGGCAAATCAGAAGTATCAGAGTCTGCTGTAAAAACCAAATACTGGACAGCTAACGTGTACTCCGATTATAGTAAGGCTATTGGAGGTCATTTCTTCAAAATCTTAGCAGGGTCAAATGTTGAATTAATGAGATCAAGAGACTTAGGAATTACTAAGAAAGACCTGATAACTCCACTCGTCCCTTCTATAAACACAGCAACAAATGACAAGCCCAGTGTTTGGGGTGGATACGGAGACTGGTCCATAGTCGGATTCTTTGCTCGATTCAATTACAATTACAATGAAAAATATTTATTCGAAGCAAACGTTCGTCGTGATGGCTCATCTCGCTTTGTAGGAGACAAAACATGGGGTACTTTCCCATCATTCTCAGCTGGATGGAACATTGCCAAAGAAGACTTCTTTACTCCTCTTTCTGAGTACGTAAGCACACTGAAGCTACGTGCTTCGTGGGGTGAGCTTGGAAACATGAATACGAATGCCCTATATCCTTTCTTCTTATCAATGCCCGTTGGGACTGCTAACGGTAGCTGGCTTGTAGATAATGCAAAACCCAATACGTCGAGTGCACCGGGTATTGTCAGTTCTGAAATGACTTGGGAAAAGATAAGATCTTGGAATATTGGTCTCGACTGGAGCGCATTTAATTCGAGACTAACAGGTTCTTTCGACTACTTCAAGAGAACAACCAAAGACATGATAGGTCCGGCTCCGGAACTTTCAAGCCTTTTAGGCACAGGCGTTCCTCGCGTAAACAACGCAGATATGGAATCCTACGGATGGGAAATGCAAGTAGAGTGGAGAGATCAATTGGGCGATTTTAGCTATGGCGCCAAATTAGTACTTTCTGATGACCAACAGCGAGTAACTAGATACCCCAATGAAAATTATTCATTGGATAGTTGGTACAATGGCAGGAAAAACGGAGAGCTTTGGGGCTATACCACTGCCGGTATTGCCAAAACCGACAATGAAATCATCGAGCACCTCAAAAAGAATAAACCTTCATGGGGTAGCAAATGGAGTGCTGGTGATGTGATGTACAAAGATATGAATGGGGATGGAGAGGTAAACAGTGGTAAAAATACTCTGAACGATCATGGCGACCTCACCGTTATCGGAAACTCTACACCAAGATACAAGTATGGTATCACACTGGATGCTGCTTGGAAAGGCATAGATCTAAGAGTCTTCTTACAAGGAGTAGGTAAGCGTGACTATGTTTTAGGTGGGCCTTACTTCTGGGGTGCATCAGGAGGCATGTGGCAATCAGCAGGATTTACCAAACACTGGGATTTCTTCCGTGCTGAAGGTCATGAGCTCGGAGCCAATACGGATGCTTATTACCCAAGACCCATATTTGGTGATGGCAAAAACCAAGCAACTCAAACCAAATATCTCCAAGATGCCTCATACCTGAGATTAAAGAATATACAATTGGGTTATTCACTGCCTCAAGCATGGGTATCAAAGCTTTATATGCAAAACTTACGCATTTATATTTCCGGAGATAATCTCTTTACAAAGTCCAAAATTTCGGGAATATTTGATCCTGAATTATTAGGCGGAGATTGGGGCCCTGGTAAAATATACCCGCTTAGCAAAGTTATTTCATTAGGCGTAAATGTTAATTTCTAA
- a CDS encoding trimeric intracellular cation channel family protein, whose translation MSVTNATDFVAWCDYLGTFAFAISGIRLAAAKRFDWFGAYVIGFVTAVGGGTLRDVMLNVTPFWMEQPSYLIITALALAFTITFSKVIVRLDNTLFLFDAIGLGLFVVVGIAKTYDAGFGWWVALIMGTITGSFGGMMRDVLIHEVPLIFRKDIYAVACLLGGVMYVVLLHFTNMSIPWMQFFSAAFVVLVRIIAVTYHISIPTFRGDDRLRTNDCDN comes from the coding sequence TTGTCAGTAACAAACGCTACCGATTTTGTCGCTTGGTGCGACTATTTGGGCACTTTCGCCTTTGCTATCAGCGGCATCAGACTTGCTGCTGCCAAACGCTTTGACTGGTTTGGAGCATATGTCATCGGTTTTGTAACAGCAGTAGGGGGAGGGACATTGAGAGACGTCATGCTCAACGTCACCCCCTTTTGGATGGAACAACCATCATATCTTATTATCACAGCATTAGCCCTAGCTTTTACTATTACTTTTAGCAAAGTTATCGTCCGGCTCGACAACACGTTGTTTCTTTTCGATGCTATCGGGCTCGGACTCTTTGTCGTTGTGGGTATAGCCAAAACCTATGATGCGGGGTTCGGATGGTGGGTAGCCTTGATTATGGGTACTATCACCGGCTCGTTCGGAGGTATGATGCGAGATGTGCTCATTCACGAAGTACCGCTTATATTCCGTAAGGATATTTATGCCGTGGCATGCTTGTTGGGAGGAGTGATGTATGTGGTACTGCTTCATTTTACCAATATGTCTATACCTTGGATGCAGTTCTTTTCTGCCGCATTCGTTGTACTGGTACGCATCATAGCTGTTACATACCACATCAGCATCCCTACTTTTAGAGGTGATGACCGCCTACGCACCAACGATTGTGATAATTAA
- the guaA gene encoding glutamine-hydrolyzing GMP synthase — translation MQEKILILDFGSQTTQLIGRRVRELNTYCEIVPYNKLPEDLKGIRGIILSGSPYSVYDEKAFRTDLSLIRGKLPILGICFGAQSLVHQFGGKVEPCDSREYGRAHLNIVEPKDPLMRGINEGSTVWMSHGDTITKIPEKYRLIASTGDVPAAAFHIDGEQTWGVQFHPEVFHSEQGTLLLENFIDICGIKGNWTAASFIESTVAELKEQLGNDKVILALSGGVDSSVTAVLLHKAIGKNLTCIFVDHGLLRKNEFENVMHDYEHLGLNVIGVNAKEKFFSALKGVTDPEEKRKIIGRGFIEVFDEEAHKLKDIKWLGQGTIYPDVIESLSITGMVIKSHHNVGGLPEKMHLKLVEPLRLLFKDEVRRVGLELGMMPHLIHRHPFPGPGLGIRVLGDITEEKVTILQNADDIYMSLMREWDLYKDIWQAGAILLPIKSVGVMGDERTYEYTIALRAVTSTDAMTADWAHLPYEFLAKVSNEIINKVRGVNRVVYDISSKPPSTIEWE, via the coding sequence ATGCAGGAGAAGATTTTAATACTTGACTTTGGGTCTCAGACCACACAGCTTATCGGCAGACGTGTCAGAGAACTCAACACCTATTGCGAAATAGTTCCCTATAACAAACTTCCTGAAGATCTCAAGGGTATCCGCGGTATTATCCTTTCAGGCAGCCCATACTCCGTTTATGACGAAAAAGCATTCCGCACGGATCTGAGTCTCATCAGAGGTAAGTTGCCCATATTAGGCATATGTTTCGGTGCACAAAGCTTGGTACATCAATTCGGAGGCAAGGTAGAGCCATGTGACTCTCGTGAATACGGTAGAGCTCATCTCAATATTGTAGAACCCAAAGACCCATTGATGAGAGGTATCAACGAAGGCTCCACGGTATGGATGTCACACGGCGATACCATCACAAAAATTCCTGAAAAATATCGACTCATTGCAAGCACCGGTGACGTACCGGCAGCAGCATTTCATATCGATGGAGAGCAAACATGGGGCGTACAGTTCCACCCTGAAGTATTCCACTCGGAACAAGGTACCCTGCTCTTGGAAAATTTCATCGACATCTGCGGTATCAAAGGTAACTGGACAGCCGCCTCATTTATAGAAAGCACCGTAGCAGAACTCAAGGAGCAGTTGGGCAACGACAAAGTAATCCTTGCTCTATCGGGAGGCGTAGACTCTTCCGTGACAGCAGTACTGCTCCACAAAGCCATAGGTAAAAACCTTACTTGTATTTTTGTAGACCATGGTTTGCTGAGAAAGAATGAATTTGAAAATGTAATGCATGATTATGAGCACCTGGGGCTTAATGTCATAGGCGTCAATGCAAAAGAAAAATTCTTCTCAGCCCTCAAAGGGGTTACAGATCCTGAAGAAAAGCGCAAAATCATAGGAAGAGGCTTCATTGAAGTATTTGATGAAGAAGCTCACAAACTCAAAGATATTAAATGGTTGGGACAGGGCACTATCTATCCTGACGTTATCGAATCGCTCAGCATTACGGGGATGGTCATCAAAAGCCACCACAATGTAGGGGGACTTCCCGAGAAAATGCACTTGAAGCTTGTAGAGCCTTTGAGACTTCTTTTCAAAGATGAGGTACGCCGTGTAGGACTTGAGCTTGGGATGATGCCTCATTTGATACATCGCCATCCGTTCCCGGGACCCGGTCTGGGAATCCGTGTTTTGGGAGACATCACTGAAGAAAAAGTGACAATCCTACAGAATGCCGATGACATCTACATGAGCCTCATGCGTGAGTGGGATTTGTACAAAGATATATGGCAGGCAGGCGCCATACTGCTCCCCATAAAATCTGTAGGCGTGATGGGTGACGAACGTACCTATGAGTACACCATAGCTCTGAGAGCAGTTACTTCCACCGATGCGATGACAGCGGATTGGGCGCATTTGCCTTATGAATTCCTCGCCAAGGTTTCCAATGAGATTATCAATAAAGTACGTGGAGTAAACCGTGTAGTATATGATATCTCATCCAAACCGCCCAGCACCATTGAGTGGGAATAA
- a CDS encoding RagB/SusD family nutrient uptake outer membrane protein, which produces MNFLNKSLILTLACVSLVSCNDFLDRQPGSEVGPENYLNTESDLASYPIAYYPFIFNSHGGWSTGIGRYDDHTDNQATSDASLARFEVGKRTVPADGNLGMSTIRGCNYFLNNVLPKWKSKSISGNPENIKHYIGEVYMLRAMAYYDKLQTYGDFPIILTPLPDKDEVLVENGKRAPRNIVARQIISDLDSAALLMKTNAFNRTRLTRDAALIAKSRVALFEATFLTYHRDTPRVPGGPNWPGAKMAYNKDFKIDLDNEINWFLDQSMVASKDVAERVRLTENSGKFNPEGGKFSGWNPYFEMFGARDMGQYPEIIFWRQYNSDLSVAHGVSIYIRRGGNTGLTRSMMESFIMKNGYPIYDARSGYKGDVKISDTKIGRDDRLNLFVLGEGDPVDLNKSNGSFVVPYIINLNETRDVTGYRSRKFLNYDPSEGPGSDLTCQAGAPVYRAVEAYLNYIEASYLKNKTIDATADKYWKNIRKRAGVDEDYRKTINATDMQKETADWGAYSAGKLLTDATLYNIRRERRDEFVSEGMRWEDVLRWRSLDQVKNYIVEGFNLWDEAYKNELYVNPKPGETGGGTLLADGSAKANVSAKSLSKYLRPYQIVNVATNTVFNGYNTYKAIYLAPLPYRQMELASPDKTAENSNLYQNPYWPTKPNAKALE; this is translated from the coding sequence ATGAATTTCTTAAATAAATCACTCATATTGACGTTGGCTTGTGTATCACTGGTATCATGCAATGACTTCCTCGATAGACAGCCAGGATCAGAAGTAGGGCCGGAGAACTACCTGAATACAGAAAGTGACTTGGCATCATATCCAATTGCATACTATCCTTTTATTTTCAATTCTCATGGAGGCTGGAGTACAGGAATTGGACGTTATGATGACCATACCGACAATCAGGCTACCTCTGATGCCAGTTTAGCAAGATTTGAAGTAGGAAAAAGAACAGTTCCTGCTGATGGTAATCTGGGAATGAGTACAATTCGCGGTTGTAATTATTTCTTGAATAATGTACTCCCTAAATGGAAAAGCAAAAGTATCTCCGGTAATCCGGAAAACATCAAGCATTATATTGGGGAAGTCTACATGCTCAGAGCCATGGCTTACTATGACAAACTCCAAACTTACGGGGATTTTCCCATTATTTTGACACCTCTACCTGATAAAGACGAAGTTTTAGTTGAAAACGGGAAAAGGGCTCCACGTAATATCGTAGCAAGACAAATCATCTCAGACCTGGACTCAGCAGCATTGTTGATGAAAACAAACGCATTCAATCGTACTCGCCTTACTCGTGATGCGGCCTTGATTGCGAAGTCAAGAGTAGCTCTTTTTGAAGCTACGTTCCTTACTTATCATCGTGATACACCACGAGTCCCCGGAGGCCCCAATTGGCCCGGAGCAAAAATGGCCTACAACAAAGATTTCAAAATAGATCTTGATAACGAAATCAACTGGTTCCTTGATCAATCTATGGTTGCTTCAAAAGATGTTGCTGAGAGAGTGAGACTCACGGAGAATAGTGGTAAGTTTAATCCTGAAGGGGGCAAATTTAGCGGTTGGAATCCATATTTTGAGATGTTTGGCGCAAGAGATATGGGACAATATCCTGAGATTATATTTTGGAGACAGTATAACTCTGATCTAAGTGTAGCTCATGGAGTAAGTATATACATTCGTAGAGGAGGAAATACAGGGCTTACAAGAAGTATGATGGAAAGCTTCATTATGAAAAACGGATACCCTATCTATGACGCTCGCTCAGGCTACAAAGGTGATGTGAAAATAAGTGACACCAAAATTGGGCGCGATGACAGATTGAATCTTTTCGTTCTCGGAGAGGGTGATCCAGTAGATCTGAATAAATCAAATGGATCATTTGTAGTGCCTTATATTATAAATCTCAATGAAACTCGAGATGTCACAGGATATAGGAGTCGTAAGTTCTTAAATTATGATCCTTCGGAAGGTCCGGGATCTGACCTTACTTGTCAAGCCGGTGCTCCTGTTTACAGAGCTGTAGAAGCTTATCTGAATTACATCGAAGCTTCTTATCTAAAAAATAAGACAATAGACGCTACGGCTGATAAATACTGGAAGAACATTCGCAAAAGAGCCGGAGTGGATGAGGATTATAGGAAAACCATCAATGCTACCGATATGCAGAAAGAAACAGCAGACTGGGGAGCCTACTCTGCGGGTAAATTACTTACAGATGCTACTCTTTATAATATCAGACGTGAAAGACGTGATGAGTTCGTTAGTGAAGGAATGCGTTGGGAAGATGTTTTACGCTGGAGATCATTGGATCAAGTAAAGAATTACATAGTAGAAGGATTTAATCTCTGGGACGAAGCGTACAAAAATGAATTATATGTCAATCCCAAACCCGGAGAAACAGGTGGTGGTACATTATTAGCAGATGGCTCTGCCAAAGCAAACGTATCAGCCAAGAGTTTGAGTAAGTATTTGAGACCATATCAAATTGTGAATGTTGCGACAAATACAGTATTCAATGGCTATAATACATATAAAGCAATCTATTTAGCACCGTTGCCTTACAGACAAATGGAGCTTGCATCACCGGATAAGACGGCTGAAAACTCCAATTTGTATCAAAATCCCTATTGGCCTACTAAACCTAATGCAAAAGCTTTAGAATAA
- a CDS encoding asparaginase: MQRPNTESSILIIYTGGTIGMVENPATGVLEAFDFTYLNKNVPELNRFGCNISVEQFDPPIDSSAITPQEWIRIAEIIRDNYDSHDGFVVLHGTDTMSYTACALSFLLNNLSKPVILTGSQLPIGKLRTDGKENLITAIEIAAAKINGKARVPEVCIFFENYLMRGNRTSKVSADQFNAFDSFNYPQLAYAGIDIKYNDGAIMQLPHDMPPFSISTNLNPNVGILKLYPGITREVVESYLAIPGLKGIVLETFGSGNAPMDEWFLEALEKAVKNGKVIVNVTQCVTGYVDMTRYETGHLLEKIGLVSGYDSTSECALVKLMYLFGQNLSPEEVKCQMCLPLRGEISIEGVYCHH; this comes from the coding sequence ATGCAAAGACCTAATACTGAAAGCTCCATTCTCATCATTTACACGGGAGGTACTATCGGTATGGTAGAAAACCCGGCTACAGGCGTACTTGAAGCTTTTGACTTCACCTACCTCAACAAGAATGTTCCGGAGCTTAATCGCTTCGGATGTAATATATCAGTAGAGCAGTTCGATCCCCCTATAGACTCCTCTGCGATAACCCCGCAGGAGTGGATACGCATAGCGGAGATTATCAGGGACAATTATGACAGTCATGACGGATTTGTCGTACTCCACGGTACCGATACAATGTCCTACACCGCATGTGCGCTGAGCTTTTTGCTCAACAACTTGTCCAAACCTGTTATCCTTACAGGGTCGCAATTACCAATAGGCAAATTAAGAACAGACGGAAAAGAAAACCTCATTACAGCCATCGAGATAGCAGCAGCCAAAATCAACGGTAAAGCACGAGTGCCGGAAGTTTGCATCTTCTTCGAAAATTACCTCATGAGAGGGAATAGAACCTCCAAAGTAAGTGCTGATCAGTTCAATGCGTTTGATTCGTTCAACTATCCCCAGCTGGCATATGCAGGTATAGATATTAAATATAATGATGGCGCTATCATGCAACTCCCGCATGATATGCCCCCTTTCTCAATCAGTACAAACCTCAATCCCAACGTAGGCATACTCAAGCTTTACCCTGGGATTACCAGAGAAGTAGTAGAGAGCTACCTTGCCATACCCGGGCTCAAAGGCATCGTATTGGAAACATTCGGGAGTGGCAATGCTCCTATGGATGAGTGGTTCCTCGAGGCTTTGGAAAAAGCTGTAAAGAATGGGAAAGTCATTGTAAACGTAACTCAGTGTGTTACGGGCTATGTGGATATGACTCGTTACGAGACAGGACATCTGCTCGAGAAGATAGGACTCGTCAGCGGTTATGACAGCACTAGTGAATGTGCGCTGGTAAAATTGATGTACCTCTTCGGGCAAAACCTTTCTCCTGAAGAAGTAAAATGCCAAATGTGTTTACCTTTGCGTGGTGAAATAAGCATAGAGGGTGTGTACTGTCACCACTGA
- the panB gene encoding 3-methyl-2-oxobutanoate hydroxymethyltransferase, translating to MSTQFQPEDKRKVTTHRLTEMKSRGEKISMLTAYDYSMAKLIDSAGIDVILVGDSAANVMAGHVTTLPITLDQMIYHGSSVMRAVSRALVVVDMPFGSYQGNPEVALASAIRIMKETNADCIKLEGGTCVKESVAKIISAGIPVMGHLGLTPQSINQFGSYNVRAKEETEAHRLIEDAKLLQSLGCFSLVLEKIPATLAAQVASELTIPVIGIGAGGAVDGQVLVMHDMLGINDGFNPRFLRRYANVGEQITQAVSQYVSDVKGSDFPSEKEQY from the coding sequence GTGTCTACACAATTCCAACCTGAAGACAAAAGAAAAGTCACCACCCACCGCCTCACAGAGATGAAGAGCCGTGGTGAAAAAATCAGCATGCTCACAGCCTATGACTACTCTATGGCAAAGCTTATCGATTCGGCAGGTATAGATGTCATCCTCGTGGGAGACTCTGCTGCCAACGTCATGGCAGGGCATGTAACCACACTCCCCATCACTCTGGATCAAATGATATATCACGGCTCATCAGTCATGAGAGCCGTAAGCCGAGCGTTAGTCGTGGTGGATATGCCTTTCGGCTCATACCAAGGTAATCCCGAAGTAGCATTGGCCTCAGCCATACGCATCATGAAGGAAACCAATGCCGACTGCATCAAACTTGAAGGAGGCACATGTGTGAAAGAGTCTGTAGCCAAGATTATATCAGCCGGAATACCTGTCATGGGACACCTGGGACTCACCCCCCAATCCATCAATCAATTCGGGTCCTATAACGTCCGAGCCAAGGAGGAGACAGAAGCACACAGACTTATTGAGGATGCCAAGCTCCTCCAATCCCTCGGTTGTTTCTCTCTCGTTTTAGAAAAAATACCGGCCACTTTGGCAGCGCAGGTAGCATCGGAGCTCACTATCCCGGTCATTGGTATTGGAGCGGGTGGAGCAGTAGACGGTCAGGTACTTGTAATGCATGATATGTTGGGAATCAACGACGGATTCAATCCACGCTTTTTGAGACGCTATGCCAATGTGGGAGAGCAGATCACCCAAGCCGTGTCTCAGTATGTTTCGGATGTAAAAGGCTCAGACTTCCCCAGTGAAAAAGAGCAGTACTAA